CTGTTTAGTCAGCGCGAAGCTAGCCGAAAGTATGATGTATATAGTTCTCATATTATGCTTAACGGTAATATCGGACAGATCTTTTGGGTCCGACTAATCTTCTGAGCGTGGGATGTGAGCGGAGACACGCATCGGGGTCGGTCGCCGCGTTGGTCCTCGCCGCCGGCGCCGGGCGGCGCTACGGCGGCCCCAAGGCGCTGATCCCACTCGACGGGCGGCTGCTCGTCGAACGCGCGGTCACGACGGCGCGCGACGGTGGTTGTGATCCCGTGCTCGCCGTGCTCGGTGCCGGAGCCGCCACCGTACGGGCCGCGGCGGACCTCACCGGGGCGGTGCCGGTCGACAACCCCGACTGGGCCACCGGACTCGGCTCCTCGCTCCGCGCCGGCCTCGCCGCCCTGGGCGACAGCACGGTGGTGGCCGCGCTCGTCCTCCTGGTCGACATGCCCGGCATCACCGCCGAGGCGGTCCACCGCCTGGCCGACCTGGCCACTCCGGAGAGCCTCGCCGTCGCCGGTTACCAGGACCGGCGCGGCCACCCGGTCCTGCTCGGCCGGACCCACTGGGCCGGGGTCGCCGACGTCGCGGTCGGCGAGCTGGGCGCCCGCGCGTACCTGCGGGAACACGCCCACCAGTTGCGGGTGGTGGACTGCGCCGACATCGCCGACGACGCCGACCTCGACACCCCCACCGACCTGGCCCGGTTCCCGGGGGCACCACGCGTGCGCCCGCCCGTACAACCGACGGAGGCCGGTGGGACGGCCGGCGGTGGGCGGGCGTCGTCGTCCACGCGGCGGACGAGCACATCGGCGTACGGTGACTGAGCGGCCACACTGGTGCCATGCGTGAGGTGATGGACGACCTGATGCGCTGGTGGCGTGCGGACGCCCCGGTCGGGATGGCCACCGTCACCGCCACCTGGCGCAGTGCCCCCCGTCAACCCGGCGCGACCATGCTCGTCGGTCCGGACGGCACCGCGGTCGGCAGCGTTTCCGGCGGCTGCGTCGAGGCCGCCGTCTACGACCTGTGCCAGGAGGTGGTGGCCGCCGGTGTACCCCGGGCGCAGCGCTACGGGGTGCACGACGACGACGCGTACGCCGTGGGCCTGACCTGCGGCGGCAGCATCGAGGTCTTTGTCGAACGGGTGGACCGTGACACCTTCCCCGACCTCGCCGAGGTGGCCTCGGCGATCGCCGGGCGGAGCCCGGTAGCGGTGCTCACCTGCGTGGCGGGGCCACCCGAACGGGTGGGCCGGCGGATGGTGCTCTGGCCCGACCGGCGCAGTGGCTCCCTCGGCTCCGGTCGGCTCGACGACGCGGCCACCGACGACGGGCGCGGACTGCTCGCCGCCGGGCGTACCGGCCTGCTGCACTACGGTACGGACGGGGAACGCCGGGGCAGTGGGCTGACGCTGCTGCTCAACGCGTACGCCCCACCGGCTCGGATGATCGTCTTCGGGGCGATCGACTTCGCCGCGGCGGTGGCCCGGGTCGGCGCCTTCCTCGGCTACCGGGTGACCGTCTGCGACGCCCGCCCGGTCTTCGCCACCGCCCGTAGGTTCCCGGACGCAGACGAGGTTGTTGTCGACTGGCCGCACC
The Micromonospora pisi DNA segment above includes these coding regions:
- a CDS encoding nucleotidyltransferase family protein; translation: MGCERRHASGSVAALVLAAGAGRRYGGPKALIPLDGRLLVERAVTTARDGGCDPVLAVLGAGAATVRAAADLTGAVPVDNPDWATGLGSSLRAGLAALGDSTVVAALVLLVDMPGITAEAVHRLADLATPESLAVAGYQDRRGHPVLLGRTHWAGVADVAVGELGARAYLREHAHQLRVVDCADIADDADLDTPTDLARFPGAPRVRPPVQPTEAGGTAGGGRASSSTRRTSTSAYGD
- a CDS encoding XdhC family protein: MREVMDDLMRWWRADAPVGMATVTATWRSAPRQPGATMLVGPDGTAVGSVSGGCVEAAVYDLCQEVVAAGVPRAQRYGVHDDDAYAVGLTCGGSIEVFVERVDRDTFPDLAEVASAIAGRSPVAVLTCVAGPPERVGRRMVLWPDRRSGSLGSGRLDDAATDDGRGLLAAGRTGLLHYGTDGERRGSGLTLLLNAYAPPARMIVFGAIDFAAAVARVGAFLGYRVTVCDARPVFATARRFPDADEVVVDWPHRYLAAEARAGHLDERTVVCVLTHDPKFDVPVLRVALDLPLAYVGAMGSRRTHDDRLVRLREEGVPEAALRRLASPIGLDLGARTPEETAVSIAAEIVATRWGGNGAPLSRLDGRIHTHHRTAPE